In Spinacia oleracea cultivar Varoflay chromosome 5, BTI_SOV_V1, whole genome shotgun sequence, a single window of DNA contains:
- the LOC110784406 gene encoding uncharacterized protein codes for MSNLAKLEIVALDITGKNYLSWVLDAEIHLDAKGLGDTIKEGNKATCQDKAKAMIFLRHHLHEGLKTEYLTVKDPQILWSNLKESMFKITSQLKLCGEKITDADMLEKTYSTFHANNVVLQTQYREKGFKKYSELISCLLVAEQNNELLMKNHEARPTGSTPFPEENVTSHNGKVSKKKDHASSSGRGRGQWRGRGRGRGFGGYGRGHGGYYKSSHFHQKWDRKDGKSEKGKGDIVTSVCYRCGGKGHWSRVCRTPKHLVDLYQQSLKKKGKNVETNLVFEDGEGDFDSGDTTHLEVADFFTSPEGNN; via the exons ATGTCGAACCTAGCAAAACTTGAGATTGTGGCCCTTGATATTACTGGGAAAAACTATTTATCATGGGTGTTAGATGCTGAAATACACCTAGATGCTAAAGGGCTTGGTGACACAataaaagaaggaaataaagcaACATGTCAAGATAAAGCTAAAGCTATGATATTTCTTCGCCATCACCTCCATGAGGGACTAAAAACTGAGTATCTGACAGTTAAAGACCCACAAATCCTTTGGAGCAATCTAAAGGAAAG CATGTTTAAAATTACTTCTCAACTGAAATTATGTGGAGAGAAAATTACTGATGCAGATATGTTAGAAAAAACATACTCCACTTTTCATGCAAACAATGTTGTCCTGCAGACACAGTATCGAGAAAAGGGTTTTAAGAAATATTCTGAATTGATATCTTGTCTTCTTGTGGCTGAACAAAATAATGAGCTGTTAATGAAAAATCATGAAGCACGCCCTACTGGCTCAACTCCATTTCCTGAAGAGAATGTGACATCCCATAATGGGAAAGTATCAAAGAAAAAAGACCATGCCAGCAGCAGTGGTCGTGGTCGTGGCCAATGGCGAGGCCGTGGGCGTGGACGTGGTTTTGGTGGCTATGGTAGAGGTCATGGAGGTTATTACAAGAGCTCACATTTCCACCAGAAGTGGGACCGTAAAGATGGTAAAAGTGAGAAAGGTAAAGGTGACATTGTGACTAGTGTGTGCTATCGTTGTGGAGGAAAAGGTCACTGGTCACGTGTATGTCGCACACCAAAACATCTTGTTGATCTTTATCAACAATCATTGAAGAAGAAAGGAAAGAATGTTGAGACCAATCTTGTATTTGAAGATGGCGAAGGTGATTTTGATTCTGGTGATACAACTCACCTAGAAGTTGCAGATTTCTTTACTTCCCCTGAAGGGAATAATTAA
- the LOC130461744 gene encoding protein FAR-RED ELONGATED HYPOCOTYL 3-like produces the protein MVEFVGNDNEDVIEEVHITDDEEENGADDDVVSPPFVGMVFQSWEEVDTYYKRYGRQQGFGILRAAGSRRVEGKRVYSTRDELGTKRSKKCDCPVLMYCNRTKDGEWVVKRAVNEHKNHCPTPRKSRYVPRYRQEDITSLVKRKLFNDYNSGANVPQIFNCLASERNGVENVTFTKKDLQNIIARDKAEKMKEGDWNAMWKYFKAMSTDNENFFHKHRVGEDNILKDVMWVDARSRAAYEEFGDVVVFDSTYLTNEYDLPFSNFVGVNHHGQTILLGCALLSHEDSETFECLTKNEFEVQWTDVIKKYKLEGEIWLAGLYHGREMWVPAFMNGMFWAGMKSTQRSESINRFFDGFVDKHTRLFEFAPFYIKAVESRANDEQQADAADQRAVRPLATQFSVERAFRKVYTDAKFLEVQEQCNRVLYLTSLETTMVSAEVAHHKLEDRVWVLCKETRKEFSTKYRRNYIVQFNLETKLAECECKLFESDGILCRHIIKVYDMHDIQDVPDVYILRRWRKDVSRKHSRVKVVYHDPSKTEDVMKHDKLMLAYEPISLKASTNPECIKIVMDTLKVLEKRLDQQLIGVEDMDADETQDDVGTPGLSQTNKKRATTPKSVTNGCSQTKNKRTTKSTPKSVNKRNKCATPPDNVKVNDPVARNKPHRTLSCRHRSCVEPKKKTPIRRRRSKTNDVAGCSQEPPTQGADDVELTHTSAGGIEMLSQDGSVGYFTSIVGGDDGLDIVGDVGDVGDDGLGLENVDDLLCRNSLGWDK, from the exons ATGGTTGAATTTGTTGGGAATGATAATGAGGATGTAATTGAGGAAGTACACATTACGGACGATGAAGAAGAAAATGGAGCCGATGATGATGTAGTGAGTCCTCCATTTGTTGGGATGGTATTCCAGAGTTGGGAAGAAGTGGATACGTACTACAAAAGGTATGGGAGACAACAAGGATTTGGCATACTCCGTGCTGCAGGGTC GCGTCGGGTTGAGGGGAAAAGGGTTTACTCAACTAGGGATGAGCTTGGCACCAAAAGGTCAAAGAAATGTGATTGCCCTGTTCTAATGTATTGCAACAGGACCAAGGATGGGGAATGGGTGGTTAAAAGGGCAGTTAATGAGCATAAGAACCATTGTCCAACACCGAGGAAATCTAGGTATGTTCCTAGGTATCGACAGGAAGACATCACCTCTCTTGTAAAGAGGAAGTTGTTTAATGACTACAACTCGGGTGCTAACGTTCCTCAGATATTTAACTGTCTAGCTAGCGAGAGGAATGGAGTTGAGAACGTGACATTCACCAAAAAAGATCTTCAAAACATCATTGCTAGGGATAAGGCAGAAAAGATGAAGGAGGGAGATTGGAATGCAATGTGGAAGTACTTTAAAGCGATGTCTACTGACAATGAAAATTTCTTTCACAAGCATAGGGTGGGTGAGGATAACATATTAAAGGATGTGATGTGGGTAGATGCTAGGAGTAGAGCTGCTTACGAAGagtttggagatgttgtagTGTTTGACTCCACCTACTTAACAAACGAGTATGACTTGCCATTTTCTAACTTTGTTGGGGTTAATcaccatggtcaaaccattctgcTTGGGTGTGCATTGTTATCCCATGAAGATTCAGAGACCTTTGAATG CCTTACCAAGAATGAATTTGAAGTGCAATGGACTGATGTAATCAAGAAGTATAAACTGGAGGGTGAGATTTGGCTTGCAG GATTATACCATGGAAGGGAAATGTGGGTGCCTGCATTTATGAACGGGATGTTTTGGGCTGGAATGAAGAGCACTCAAAGATCCGAAAGCATAAACAGGTTCTTTGATGGGTTCGTTGATAAGCACACACGATTGTTTGAGTTTGCTCCATTTTATATTAAAGCAGTGGAATCTAGAGCTAACGATGAGCAACAGGCTGATGCAGCTGACCAAAGGGCAGTTCGCCCGTTGGCCACCCAATTTAGTGTTGAGAGAGCCTTTAGAAAGGTGTACACAGATGCAAAATTCCTCGAGGTTCAAGAGCAGTGCAATCGTGTACTGTACCTTACTTCTCTTGAGACTACTATGGTGTCAGCTGAAGTTGCACATCATAAGCTGGAGGACAGAGTGTGGGTGTTGTGTAAGGAAACCCGCAAGGAATTTTCAACAAAGTACAGGCGGAATTATATTGTGCAGTTCAATTTGGAGACTAAATTGGCGGAGTGCGAATGCAAGCTGTTTGAAAGTGACGGTATACTTTGCAGGCACATTATAAAAGTGTATGACATGCATGACATTCAAGATGTCCCAGATGTTTATATTCTTCGTAGATGGAGGAAAGATGTGTCAAGGAAGCACTCGCGCGTGAAGGTGGTGTACCATGATCCAAGTAAGACCGAAGATGTCATGAAGCATGATAAATTAATGCTAGCATACGAGCCAATCAGTTTGAAGGCGTCAACGAATCCCGAGTGCATTAAAATTGTGATGGATACATTGAAGGTGTTGGAGAAGCGGTTGGATCAACAGTTGATTGGTGTGGAAGATATGGATGCTGATGAGACACAGGATGATGTTGGTACTCCTGGTTTGTCTCAAACCAACAAGAAGAGGGCAACTACTCCAAAATCTGTTACCAATGGGTGCAGTCAAACCAAAAACAAGAGGACCACCAAAAGTACCCCTAAGTCTGTGAACAAACGAAACAAATGTGCAACACCTCCTGATAACGTCAAGGTGAATGATCCTGTGGCAAGAAATAAACCACATAGGACACTAAGTTGTAGGCACCGTTCTTGTGTTGAGCCAAAAAAGAAAACACCCAtaaggagaaggagaagcaaAACAAATGATGTTGCTGGTTGCTCACAGGAACCTCCCACGCAG GGCGCTGATGATGTTGAGTTGACACACACTTCTGCTGGGGGTATTGAGATGTTATCTCAAGATGGGTCAGTTGGGTATTTCACCAGCATAGTTGGAGGAGATGATGGACTTGACATTGTTGGTGATGTTGGTGATGTTGGTGATGATggacttggacttgaaaatgTTGATGATCTTTTATGCCGAAATTCTCTTGGGTGGGATAAGTGA
- the LOC130461743 gene encoding secreted RxLR effector protein 161-like, producing the protein MVVRSLEVDKDPFRPRENDEEILGPEVPYLSAIGALMYLASHTRPDISFSVNLLARFSSCPTRRHWNGIKHVLRYLQGTKDMGLFFPNLSKEGLAGFADAGYLSDPHNGRSQTGYLFTCGGTAISWRSMKQTIAATSSNHSEILAIHEASRECVWLRSVIQHIREDCGLSSEKEAPTILYEDNAACIAQLKEGYIKGDRTKHISPKFFFTHELQKNGDINVLQIRSSENLADLFTKALPTATFKKLIHLIGLPRLKDL; encoded by the coding sequence ATGGTTGTAAGATCACTTGAAGTGGATAAGGACCCTTTCCGTCCTCGGGAAAATGATGAAGAAATTCTTGGTCCTGAAGTACCATACTTAAGTGCAATTGGAGCATTGATGTATCTTGCTAGTCATACAAGACCTGACATATCATTTTCTGTGAATTTGTTAGCAAGGTTTAGCTCATGCCCAACCCGTAGGCATTGGAATGGGATTAAACATGTACTTCGTTATCTACAAGGTACAAAAGATATGGgtttgttctttcctaatttatCAAAAGAAGGTTTAGCTGGTTTTGCAGATGCAGGATATTTATCTGATCCTCATAATGGCCGATCACAAACTGGATATCTGTTCACATGTGGAGGTACTGCCATTTCTTGGCGTTCTATGAAACAAACTATTGCAGCTACTTCCTCTAACCATTCTGAGATATTAGCAATTCATGAGGCTAGTCGTGAATGTGTATGGCTACGGTCTGTGATTCAACATATAAGAGAAGATTGTGGTTTATCCTCCGAGAAAGAGGCACCAACAATTTTATATGAAGATAATGCAGCATGTATTGCACAACTCAAGGAAGGATACATCAAAGGTGATAGAACAAAGCACATATCACCAAAATTCTTTTTCACTCATGAACTTCAGAAGAATGGCGATATAAATGTCTTGCAGATTCGTTCAAGTGAAAATTTGGCAGATTTATTTACTAAGGCGCTTCCTACTGCTACATTTAAAAAGTTGATTCACCTCATTGGTTTGCCCCGTCTCAAAGATCTTTAG